Proteins encoded within one genomic window of uncultured Draconibacterium sp.:
- a CDS encoding transposase, whose protein sequence is MPADNYFIEDQNAPYFLTFTVTDWVDIFTRKEYKLEIVNSLNYCVSNKGLTIYAWCLMSNHLHLVCSAQEGFRISGIIRDFKKFTSKAIVKLIQDIPESRKDWLLYRFELAGKFDNRIKKYKFWQETNHAVLLDTSEKIDQRINYIHENPVKALIVAHAHEYLFSSAVDYSGDQGLVALQIEK, encoded by the coding sequence ATGCCTGCAGACAATTATTTCATAGAAGACCAAAATGCGCCTTATTTTCTAACCTTTACTGTTACCGATTGGGTAGATATATTTACACGAAAAGAATATAAACTGGAAATCGTTAATTCCCTAAATTACTGTGTTTCTAATAAAGGCCTGACAATCTATGCATGGTGTTTAATGTCAAATCATCTTCATCTGGTATGTAGTGCACAAGAAGGATTTAGAATTAGTGGTATTATCCGGGATTTTAAAAAATTTACTTCGAAGGCAATTGTAAAACTGATTCAGGATATACCCGAGAGCAGAAAAGACTGGTTGCTTTATCGTTTTGAACTGGCAGGGAAGTTTGATAACAGGATCAAAAAATATAAATTCTGGCAGGAAACAAATCATGCAGTTCTTCTTGACACTTCTGAAAAGATAGATCAACGCATTAATTATATACATGAAAATCCGGTAAAAGCTTTAATTGTTGCTCATGCGCATGAATATTTATTTAGTTCGGCTGTTGATTATTCAGGAGACCAGGGACTGGTTGCCTTGCAAATAGAAAAATAG
- a CDS encoding DUF262 domain-containing protein → MENPQITKLEESIPSNSVKIIELYNKIDSGLLNTQPNYQRKLVWKKQHKYAFIDTILNNYPFPEVYIASSEMDVEKMIAAEVVVDGQQRLTTIVDYIKGTGDFKEQKKVPPFIQLSPNEKKDFLNYKVSVKDLKEIGEPLIREIFQRINSTEFSLNAVEKNNAQYGDGEIALFCKQIVDEDYTATENETDIVLSPDVKKELNDFFKKNKVFSDNDKRRMYNFQYAILLVSTILEGNYYGRSVKVDEYLETYNTSFENNQIALDLLTKSIQAMTKMDFSEKSYWYNKANLFTMIVELAKVDTDRIDYEKLESELLELENKVDRYFLAEDEGEIADITEDERKYFEYARHGSHEKATREHRGKVISKILQGCIIDKEDKHEEGLEQLNHKVLKGYGIEYTIIIPTETGLSKSLMDATLPVRNYLKEKNIHDYSIQENGPEFKVTKPANYILKDKLEELKISLYRATKRGDARIWLSDLNHNADALDLIGIIVKEDKIFIINLSKLNLSELIETDNPFKNNLL, encoded by the coding sequence ATGGAAAATCCGCAAATAACAAAACTTGAAGAGAGTATCCCTAGTAATAGTGTAAAAATTATTGAACTGTATAATAAAATTGATAGCGGGTTATTGAATACACAGCCAAATTATCAAAGAAAATTAGTTTGGAAAAAACAGCATAAATATGCATTTATAGATACTATATTAAATAATTATCCATTCCCTGAAGTTTATATTGCAAGTTCGGAGATGGATGTTGAAAAGATGATTGCAGCAGAGGTCGTTGTTGATGGGCAACAAAGATTAACGACGATAGTAGACTATATAAAAGGTACTGGCGATTTTAAAGAACAAAAGAAAGTGCCGCCATTTATACAACTGTCTCCAAATGAAAAGAAGGATTTTTTGAATTACAAGGTGTCTGTTAAGGATTTAAAGGAAATTGGGGAGCCATTAATCAGAGAAATCTTTCAAAGAATAAATAGCACAGAATTTTCTCTTAACGCGGTTGAGAAAAATAATGCACAATATGGAGATGGTGAAATAGCCTTGTTTTGTAAGCAGATTGTTGATGAGGATTATACAGCTACTGAAAATGAAACAGATATTGTTTTAAGTCCAGACGTTAAAAAGGAATTGAACGATTTTTTTAAAAAAAATAAAGTATTTTCTGATAATGATAAAAGAAGAATGTATAATTTTCAGTATGCTATTTTGTTAGTGTCTACAATTCTTGAAGGAAATTATTATGGAAGAAGCGTTAAGGTTGATGAGTATTTAGAAACTTACAATACATCATTTGAAAATAATCAGATAGCATTAGACTTGTTAACCAAATCCATTCAAGCTATGACTAAAATGGATTTTTCAGAAAAGAGTTACTGGTATAATAAAGCCAACCTTTTTACTATGATAGTTGAGCTTGCGAAAGTTGACACAGACAGAATTGACTATGAAAAACTGGAATCTGAATTATTAGAACTAGAAAATAAAGTGGATCGATATTTTCTTGCTGAGGATGAAGGAGAAATAGCCGATATAACGGAAGATGAGAGAAAGTACTTTGAATATGCTCGGCATGGAAGTCATGAAAAAGCTACTCGAGAGCATAGAGGAAAAGTTATCAGTAAAATACTTCAAGGTTGTATTATAGACAAGGAAGATAAGCATGAAGAGGGTTTAGAGCAATTGAATCATAAGGTTTTGAAGGGATATGGAATTGAATATACAATCATTATACCGACTGAGACAGGATTAAGTAAATCATTGATGGATGCAACTTTACCTGTAAGAAATTACCTGAAGGAGAAGAATATTCATGATTATTCTATCCAAGAGAATGGACCAGAATTTAAGGTTACAAAACCAGCAAACTATATCTTAAAGGATAAATTAGAAGAATTAAAAATTTCTTTATACCGTGCGACCAAAAGAGGTGATGCAAGAATATGGTTATCAGATTTAAACCACAATGCAGATGCACTTGATCTAATCGGAATTATAGTTAAAGAAGATAAAATATTTATCATTAATCTATCGAAACTTAATTTATCAGAGCTCATAGAAACTGATAATCCATTTAAAAACAATTTGCTTTAA
- a CDS encoding lipocalin family protein, giving the protein MIDNSVVNELDIQRYLGTWYEIVRYDHRFERGLVGVTANYSMRPDGKIKVVNSGYKNTLDGEYSEAIGKAKIPDPENKPAKLKVSFFWIFYGDYYVLELDKDYQWAVIGSSTDKYLWILSRTPQMEPAVYNNLLKRIADRGYDTSVLIKVKQKKNS; this is encoded by the coding sequence ATAACAGTGTAGTTAATGAACTGGATATCCAAAGATACCTGGGAACCTGGTACGAGATTGTCCGTTACGATCATCGTTTTGAGCGAGGGTTGGTGGGAGTTACCGCCAATTATTCTATGCGTCCTGATGGCAAAATTAAGGTCGTGAACAGTGGTTACAAAAACACCCTTGACGGCGAATATTCTGAAGCTATTGGTAAAGCAAAAATTCCCGATCCGGAAAATAAACCGGCCAAACTAAAGGTCTCCTTTTTCTGGATATTTTACGGCGATTATTACGTGCTGGAACTGGATAAGGATTACCAGTGGGCAGTAATTGGCAGCAGTACAGATAAATACCTGTGGATATTGAGCCGGACACCACAAATGGAACCTGCGGTGTACAACAATTTGTTAAAACGTATTGCCGATCGTGGTTACGATACTTCAGTACTTATTAAAGTGAAACAAAAGAAAAACAGTTAG
- the sigZ gene encoding RNA polymerase sigma factor SigZ has translation MENKDYTHIESVWNEYYDQLLHFIRKRVSDKATAEDLLQNVFLKMLTNIESLKDSTKIKSWLFQITRNTIVDHFRKAKKSENIPLSLSEENDEISDDVMEEVESWVLPFIISLPEKYREALILSEIKGMSQKEMAIYLGISYSAAKTRVHRGRLLLKQKLTECCIFYTDRYGNIMNYESNPNYCKSCNN, from the coding sequence ATGGAAAATAAAGACTACACCCACATAGAATCGGTCTGGAATGAGTATTACGATCAGCTTTTGCACTTTATTCGCAAAAGGGTGTCAGACAAGGCAACAGCAGAAGACCTGCTTCAGAATGTTTTTCTAAAAATGCTCACCAACATCGAGTCGTTAAAAGACAGTACCAAAATAAAAAGCTGGTTATTTCAGATCACCCGGAATACGATTGTCGATCATTTCAGAAAAGCAAAGAAATCGGAAAACATTCCGCTGTCGCTTTCGGAAGAAAATGACGAAATAAGCGACGATGTTATGGAAGAAGTAGAAAGCTGGGTGTTGCCCTTTATAATCAGCCTTCCTGAAAAGTACCGCGAAGCATTAATATTATCGGAAATAAAGGGGATGTCGCAAAAAGAAATGGCTATTTACCTCGGTATTTCGTATTCGGCTGCAAAAACCAGGGTGCACAGGGGCCGCCTGCTGCTCAAACAAAAACTGACCGAATGCTGTATTTTTTACACCGATAGATATGGCAATATCATGAATTACGAATCAAATCCGAACTATTGCAAGTCGTGCAATAATTAG
- a CDS encoding GYD domain-containing protein: protein MAKYLVCGKYIGEGINGLMREGGSSRRSEIEKLVASLGGTVECVYYAFGDYDIYGIFDMPDSASMAAFALRTASSGMVTVKSTVLMTPEEIDVAAKKTGDFRAPGVNWLP from the coding sequence ATGGCAAAGTACCTGGTTTGTGGAAAATACATTGGCGAAGGAATCAACGGATTAATGAGAGAGGGAGGCTCAAGCCGGCGTTCGGAAATTGAAAAATTAGTGGCTTCGCTGGGCGGAACAGTTGAGTGTGTGTATTACGCTTTTGGCGATTACGATATTTACGGCATATTTGATATGCCCGACAGTGCCAGCATGGCGGCCTTTGCGCTACGGACAGCATCAAGTGGCATGGTAACCGTAAAAAGCACCGTATTAATGACACCCGAAGAAATTGATGTTGCGGCGAAAAAAACAGGCGACTTCCGTGCTCCTGGAGTTAATTGGCTGCCGTAA
- a CDS encoding acyltransferase family protein gives MSSTSRLFYIDNLRIFLISLVILLHFNITYGAPGDWYYNESEAGFPEIILQAMFNITNQAFFMGMFFFISAYFTAASLKRKTTGKFIKDRLVRLGIPLVVFYFILNPLTNFIRDYFINHDTVTFIGYLTNPRAWGFGPMWFVETLLIFTAIYLLLFNRDRTIKMNYPGTGKLVLAAFIVGLSQYIIRLWLPVGWSLPFTNLQFPFFVQYIVMLVFGVIAYNNNWLEAISFKSAKRWFIFAQLMIWLVLPVMLYVGGKEKGIEVFVGGGSWQSFAWAIWEQLVCVAMIIGLFGMAKKYFNRQGGVAKQLSGSAYGVYIIHPPVIVGISALFVGWQDINQLLKFIVLAPVALLVCFGLAWLIRKIPGVKLVV, from the coding sequence ATGTCATCAACATCTCGCTTGTTTTACATCGATAACCTCCGCATTTTTCTTATCAGTCTGGTTATATTATTACACTTCAATATCACTTATGGAGCGCCGGGCGACTGGTATTACAACGAATCGGAAGCCGGATTCCCGGAGATTATACTTCAGGCCATGTTTAACATTACCAACCAGGCCTTTTTTATGGGCATGTTCTTTTTTATCTCGGCGTATTTTACTGCTGCCTCGTTAAAACGTAAAACAACGGGTAAGTTTATAAAAGACCGCCTGGTTCGTTTGGGAATTCCTCTGGTCGTTTTTTATTTCATATTGAATCCGCTGACTAATTTTATTCGCGATTATTTTATCAACCACGATACCGTAACCTTTATTGGTTATCTCACTAATCCACGCGCCTGGGGTTTTGGTCCCATGTGGTTTGTAGAAACACTGTTGATATTTACCGCAATTTATCTGCTGCTATTTAACCGCGACAGAACGATTAAGATGAATTATCCCGGAACCGGAAAGCTGGTGCTGGCAGCATTTATTGTTGGGTTAAGCCAGTATATTATCCGTTTGTGGTTACCGGTGGGGTGGAGTTTGCCATTTACCAATCTGCAGTTCCCGTTTTTTGTACAATATATAGTAATGCTCGTTTTTGGAGTTATTGCCTATAACAACAACTGGCTCGAAGCTATCAGCTTTAAAAGTGCCAAACGCTGGTTTATTTTTGCGCAACTTATGATTTGGCTGGTATTGCCGGTAATGCTGTATGTTGGTGGAAAAGAAAAGGGTATAGAAGTTTTTGTTGGAGGTGGAAGCTGGCAGAGTTTTGCCTGGGCCATTTGGGAGCAACTGGTCTGTGTGGCTATGATTATCGGGCTGTTTGGTATGGCAAAAAAATATTTCAACCGGCAAGGCGGTGTAGCGAAGCAATTGTCAGGAAGCGCTTATGGTGTTTATATTATCCACCCACCTGTAATTGTGGGAATAAGTGCCCTTTTTGTAGGCTGGCAGGATATTAACCAGCTGTTAAAATTTATCGTACTTGCACCGGTAGCTTTGTTGGTGTGTTTTGGCTTGGCCTGGCTGATTCGGAAAATACCGGGAGTGAAGCTGGTGGTATAG
- a CDS encoding arsenite methyltransferase: MKKNHDEIREAVRENYSKVAENNATNNCGCAPEGDNSCCAPAAADMFYQQSAQLGYSENELQTIPEGANLGLGCGNPQAIAAIKKGETVLDLGSGAGFDVFLAANQLGDTGRAIGVDMTPKMISKARENARKGGYSNVEFRLGEIEYLPVADNSVDVAISNCVINLSPEKQKVFDEVFRVLKPGGRIAVSDVIATTTLPKKVLEDMAMYSSCISGASTTDELEAMLTQAGFTDIKISPKDESREFIREWAPGTTIHDYIVSAAIEARKP, translated from the coding sequence ATGAAAAAGAATCACGACGAGATCAGAGAGGCTGTACGCGAAAACTACAGCAAAGTAGCCGAGAATAATGCAACAAACAATTGCGGATGTGCCCCCGAAGGCGATAACAGTTGTTGTGCCCCCGCAGCGGCCGATATGTTTTATCAGCAGTCGGCACAACTGGGGTATTCCGAAAACGAGTTACAAACCATTCCCGAAGGAGCCAACCTGGGGCTGGGCTGCGGAAATCCACAGGCCATTGCTGCCATAAAAAAGGGCGAAACGGTATTAGACCTGGGAAGTGGTGCCGGTTTCGATGTGTTTTTGGCAGCCAACCAGCTGGGAGATACCGGCCGGGCCATTGGCGTCGATATGACTCCGAAAATGATTTCCAAAGCACGCGAAAATGCACGGAAAGGCGGCTATAGCAACGTGGAGTTCCGGTTGGGCGAAATCGAATACCTACCGGTGGCCGACAACAGTGTAGATGTGGCGATTTCAAATTGTGTGATCAACCTCTCGCCCGAAAAACAAAAGGTTTTTGATGAGGTGTTCCGCGTGTTAAAACCGGGTGGGCGAATTGCCGTTTCCGATGTTATTGCTACCACCACTTTACCCAAAAAGGTGCTGGAAGATATGGCAATGTATTCCAGCTGTATATCGGGAGCCTCTACCACCGACGAACTGGAGGCCATGCTTACCCAAGCCGGATTTACGGACATAAAGATCAGCCCCAAAGACGAAAGCCGCGAGTTTATTCGCGAATGGGCACCGGGCACTACCATTCACGATTATATTGTTTCGGCTGCCATCGAAGCGCGTAAACCGTAA
- the dcm gene encoding DNA (cytosine-5-)-methyltransferase, with the protein MPKRKKHIELFAGCGGMSLGLDVAGFDLFFANELSSMASETFAFNILGEDLQCKADSKEIAEKVLWIKSKYERNNLKDRLRENPFDVKDAEFSDLDEHVDLKDKLLVGNIDDLLKYFTSMPSVVESLVDEDIDLLSGGPPCQSFSLAGKREKNNDKNLLPLSFAKFAGLIQPKVVLLENVKGITAPFTEEGKKYYAWLEVAKAFSLEGFVPVCMMLNSKYFGVPQNRPRFILLAFREDVFQKIKTIKGNHTIVNISTKFYDKVQNNRNNLGNITINDFKYYDIENEDKLFDGFLLPKIRTKRNSFISVSDAIGDIRRTDIEFSIDRLHSNYPAKLNSIFKNSKKKNGLVRNHEPRVHRFDVKARFRFFQVINEFQNGLKKAATDLFKGKDLEPELMKKLVKEFANYNLLFEENGIEIYKKPIDKNEVSKLIDSIPSKKHSQRALREFEPAPAQLTIPDDLCHYHMEHLRTLTVREMARFQSFPDWFEFRSKVTTGGEMRKFEVPQYTQVGNAVPPLLAKELGITVINLLDLVNND; encoded by the coding sequence ATGCCAAAAAGGAAGAAGCATATTGAATTATTTGCGGGTTGTGGAGGAATGAGCCTTGGATTAGATGTAGCTGGGTTTGACCTATTTTTTGCAAATGAATTATCGTCTATGGCTAGTGAGACGTTTGCATTTAATATTTTGGGTGAAGATTTACAATGCAAGGCAGACTCAAAGGAAATAGCAGAGAAAGTATTGTGGATAAAAAGTAAGTATGAGCGTAACAATCTAAAAGACAGATTAAGAGAAAATCCTTTTGACGTAAAAGATGCAGAGTTTAGTGATCTTGATGAGCATGTAGATTTAAAAGACAAACTACTGGTTGGAAATATTGATGATTTATTAAAATATTTTACATCAATGCCATCAGTCGTTGAATCATTGGTTGATGAAGATATAGATTTGCTTTCTGGTGGACCACCTTGCCAAAGTTTCAGTTTAGCAGGTAAACGAGAAAAAAATAATGACAAAAATCTACTGCCGTTATCTTTTGCAAAGTTTGCAGGATTAATACAACCTAAAGTTGTGTTGTTAGAGAATGTTAAAGGTATTACAGCCCCATTTACAGAAGAAGGTAAAAAATATTATGCTTGGCTGGAAGTTGCGAAGGCTTTTTCGCTTGAAGGGTTTGTCCCAGTTTGCATGATGTTGAATTCAAAGTATTTTGGTGTCCCTCAAAATAGACCAAGGTTTATCTTGTTGGCTTTTCGTGAAGATGTATTTCAAAAGATAAAAACCATAAAAGGAAATCACACAATCGTTAATATATCAACTAAATTCTATGATAAGGTTCAAAATAATAGGAATAATCTTGGTAACATTACAATTAATGATTTTAAGTATTATGATATAGAAAATGAGGATAAACTGTTTGATGGTTTTTTATTACCAAAAATTAGAACAAAAAGAAATAGTTTTATATCGGTAAGCGATGCTATTGGTGATATTAGAAGAACAGACATTGAATTTTCAATAGACAGATTACATAGCAATTATCCTGCAAAACTAAATTCGATATTCAAAAATTCTAAAAAGAAAAATGGATTAGTTCGCAACCATGAACCTAGAGTACATAGATTTGATGTTAAGGCAAGATTTAGGTTCTTTCAAGTTATTAATGAGTTTCAAAATGGATTAAAGAAAGCGGCAACTGATTTATTTAAAGGCAAAGATTTAGAGCCAGAATTAATGAAAAAACTAGTTAAAGAATTTGCAAATTATAATTTGTTATTTGAAGAAAATGGAATAGAAATTTATAAGAAGCCAATAGATAAGAATGAGGTCAGTAAATTAATTGACTCAATTCCTTCTAAAAAACATTCACAAAGAGCACTTAGGGAATTTGAGCCTGCACCAGCACAATTGACAATACCTGATGATTTGTGTCACTATCATATGGAGCATTTAAGGACATTAACTGTTCGTGAAATGGCACGTTTTCAGTCGTTTCCTGATTGGTTTGAATTTCGTTCAAAGGTGACAACAGGAGGTGAAATGAGAAAGTTTGAAGTACCACAATATACTCAAGTTGGAAATGCAGTACCTCCCTTACTTGCCAAAGAATTAGGAATAACAGTGATAAATTTATTGGATTTGGTTAACAATGATTAA
- a CDS encoding SRPBCC family protein, translating into MAFYQFRREQLINSTIEEVWAFISMPQNLKRITPRYMGFDIRTPDLPDSAYEGMIIAYTVRPLFGIPTTWVTEITHVVPHKYFVDEQRVGPYKLWHHEHHIEAVDNGVLMKDIVSYSLPLGVLGQLANTLVIRKKLEEIFDYRKKAMEHIFPAK; encoded by the coding sequence ATGGCATTTTATCAATTTCGACGCGAACAACTAATAAATAGTACAATTGAGGAGGTCTGGGCCTTTATTTCAATGCCACAAAACCTTAAAAGGATAACCCCTCGCTATATGGGTTTTGATATTCGCACGCCCGATTTGCCCGACTCTGCTTACGAAGGGATGATTATTGCCTACACCGTTCGGCCGCTGTTCGGAATTCCTACCACCTGGGTAACCGAAATTACGCACGTTGTGCCCCACAAATACTTTGTTGATGAGCAGCGCGTGGGGCCGTATAAACTCTGGCATCACGAGCATCACATTGAGGCGGTGGATAACGGAGTGTTGATGAAAGACATTGTTAGTTACAGTCTGCCACTGGGTGTTCTTGGGCAATTGGCAAACACACTGGTTATTCGCAAAAAGCTGGAGGAGATTTTCGATTACCGCAAAAAGGCGATGGAGCATATATTTCCGGCGAAGTGA